Genomic DNA from Bacterioplanes sanyensis:
GTTGCTGGCTTGTGGATGCATCTCCGGATAAGCCGCTACTTCCAGAGTAAAATGGTCACCGGTCTCATCGCGGATAAATTCCACCAACTCGTTGGCATAACGCAGCTCGCTGCTGGCCAGACCGGCACCGGAGGGCAAGTCGCCGCGTAGCGCCACGATGCGTTTGATACCTAACGCTTGGTAGTCATGCAGCAGTTGGCGCAGTTCTGCCTTGCTGTCACCAACACACGACATATGCGGTGCGGCGCTGATGCCGCTGTCCTGGATCGCTTTGACGATGGCATAAGTGCGGTCACGGGTGGAGCCGCCAGCGCCATAGGTGACAGAGAAAAATTCGGGATTGTGCTGCGCCAGTTCGTCACGAACGCGTAGCAGTTTTTGTGTACCTTCGTCGGTCTTGGTAGGGAAGAACTCGAAACTCAGGGTAGTCATAGTGTTGTGCCACAGTCAGGGTCGGCATCAAGCTACTGCCCAGGTAGCTTGATGCCCGACACGTTAGTATTTGTATGCTTCTGGCTTGTACGGACCGTCAACGTTGACAGCGATGTAGTCGGCCTGCTCTTGGGTCAGACGGGTGATCACGCCACCAAAGCCTTCGACCATGTCCTTAGCCACTTCTTCGTCGAGTTTCTTCGGCAGTACCTTCACATAAATGCTCTCAGCCTTTTGCTCGGCTGGCAGGTCGGCGAACTTGTGCTCGTACAAGTACATTTGCGCCAGTACCTGGTTAGCGAACGAGCCGTCCATGATGCGCGATGGGTGACCGGTAGCGTTGCCTAGGTTCACCAAGCGGCCTTCAGACAGCAGAATCAGGTGATCATTGCTGGCTGCATCGCGAACGACCTTGTGCACCTGTGGCTTGATCTCGTCCCACTGCCAGTTGTCACGCATGTAGGCGGTATCGATTTCATTGTCGAAGTGACCGATGTTGCATACCACAGCGCCACTTTTCAGCGCTTGCAGCATGTTTTTATCACACACGTTGACGTTGCCTGTGGTGGTGACGATCAGGTCGGTGGTGCCCAGCAGCTGCTTGTTCACGCCGTCTAGGGTGCCAGTATTAACGCCATCGATGTAAGGTGAGACCACTTCAAAGCCGTCCATGCAGGCTTGCATGGCACAGATAGGATCTACCTCAGTGACCTTAACGATCATGCCTTCTTGGCGCAGCGATGCAGCAGAACCTTTACCTACGTCGCCGTAGCCAATTACCAATGCTTTTTTACCGCTAAGCAAGTGGTCGGTGGCACGTTTGATGGCGTCGTTCAGCGAGTGGCGGCAGCCGTACTTGTTGTCGTTTTTCGACTTGGTCACAGCGTCATTGACGTTGATTGCCGGTACTTTCAGCTCGCCTTTGTTGAGCATGTCTAACAGGCGATGCACACCGGTGGTGGTTTCTTCAGAAATACCGTGAATGGCGTCCAGCATTTGCGGGAAGCGTGTGTGAACCATCTCGGTCAAATCGCCGCCATCGTCGAGAATAATGTTGGCATCCCACACTTGCTCGCTGTCTTTTTCCGCGCGAATGGTTTGCTCGATGCACCACAGGAACTCTTCTTCGGTTTCACCTTTCCAAGCGAATACCGGAATGTTGGCCGCAGCAATGGCAGCGGCGGCGTGATCCTGAGTCGAGAAGATGTTGCACGATGACCAGCGCACTTCGGCGCCCAAATCCACCAGCGTTTCAATCAACACGGCGGTTTGAATGGTCATGTGAATGCAGCCCATGATCTTGGCGCCGGCCAGTGGCTGCTCGTCTTTGTACTTGCGGCGCAGTGCCATCAGCGCTGGCATTTCGCCTTCGGCGATGTCGATTTCTTTG
This window encodes:
- the metF gene encoding methylenetetrahydrofolate reductase [NAD(P)H], whose translation is MTTLSFEFFPTKTDEGTQKLLRVRDELAQHNPEFFSVTYGAGGSTRDRTYAIVKAIQDSGISAAPHMSCVGDSKAELRQLLHDYQALGIKRIVALRGDLPSGAGLASSELRYANELVEFIRDETGDHFTLEVAAYPEMHPQASNFDIDVQNFVNKVKAGADSAITQYFFNADSYFHFVDRVQAMGVDIPIIPGIMPITNYSKLARFSDACGAEIPRWIRKQLEAYGDDVDSIRQFGQHVITELCQRLLDGGAPGIHFYTLNQAEASLAVWQQLSHSAK
- the ahcY gene encoding adenosylhomocysteinase — encoded protein: MTQFTDYKVADISLAEWGRKEIDIAEGEMPALMALRRKYKDEQPLAGAKIMGCIHMTIQTAVLIETLVDLGAEVRWSSCNIFSTQDHAAAAIAAANIPVFAWKGETEEEFLWCIEQTIRAEKDSEQVWDANIILDDGGDLTEMVHTRFPQMLDAIHGISEETTTGVHRLLDMLNKGELKVPAINVNDAVTKSKNDNKYGCRHSLNDAIKRATDHLLSGKKALVIGYGDVGKGSAASLRQEGMIVKVTEVDPICAMQACMDGFEVVSPYIDGVNTGTLDGVNKQLLGTTDLIVTTTGNVNVCDKNMLQALKSGAVVCNIGHFDNEIDTAYMRDNWQWDEIKPQVHKVVRDAASNDHLILLSEGRLVNLGNATGHPSRIMDGSFANQVLAQMYLYEHKFADLPAEQKAESIYVKVLPKKLDEEVAKDMVEGFGGVITRLTQEQADYIAVNVDGPYKPEAYKY